The following coding sequences lie in one Vibrio aerogenes genomic window:
- a CDS encoding J domain-containing protein produces the protein MNFWEILELEPTSDKNIIKKAYRTKLRQYHPEEDPEGFKQVREAYEAAMIHTKDIGKIIQSPQRQEPEQSQTHSHVLTQALYTMLGNSNQRFSSRHWQQWFQQVLQAPIKEQELISDATLKLVLSNRWLPGEVINWIWRGLGWEILLKGTSQETEVCEFLDQWRHQQSLIALSELTGMSSAQQRGILSYLRPLQNALEDHWPNAINYLFTQPMPWVLHHSPQLAFSVLRAARHCPAISGNIVQYFLSGLTGDVNLSGFSAEQLQLIAQTYLRLGHQEQADKICSRLYLLEAQKEAAEIQYQLAIQSHSAMAPCFAFLHQQWTQLPAIYWRAERPLYKIIQDKQAFPLYSWIYNQLISQPDNRFNHQLDLRDQSGQYGLLLHCFWAGLYGSWACISEQLERLSDQSEESDEWKTLYQLTEYWLKHLLSARAGTHSLLTKLDSYGQDHFFEQSELTDEELHSLSPADWRELLCRHPLIPDQWFIRLMDEDLINTDILDESPLYPYYVDTLCFYRCVNSRFRLTSPWENQSFAGCFNWATIYYGQLVTSFTPDNSGLAQYLPPLPASLSESALCKFIPFIDAPEQYHNEAIEAFSEHPEQFVLRYITNNQIQLLTHTCSTDTLISLARQGEAPAYAALSIKWQQEHFEEAIICWNLLVIAAKEKAQYNAVIDWQQQALQTIRRTRELEQDYYEFAKPEILYWMLLKETEHFDPPEEIAGIIPDKEARIFHYPMFYIITQLQHGISQDGYDISPLKPLIRHQGEFEVCRQKVSNLALGEFEFLCQQHLELELDNQKIKSYSKSRLKYYFLLMVICWLFNILTTLYTAPVGHTSAYGYNPIFSGVLLAYECFITWRVTQYLFMRSSQVYYLCFVFMTLMAAGIFNMKIFIVMNLSIHFFFIYSLSPLRANGFWEKRIIRQRKIDLKSIFSAF, from the coding sequence ATGAACTTCTGGGAAATACTCGAGTTAGAACCAACATCGGATAAAAATATTATAAAAAAAGCTTACCGGACCAAACTGCGTCAATATCACCCGGAAGAAGATCCTGAAGGCTTTAAACAGGTTCGCGAAGCTTATGAAGCGGCAATGATTCATACCAAGGATATCGGCAAAATCATACAGAGCCCTCAACGGCAGGAACCCGAGCAAAGTCAAACGCATTCACATGTCCTGACTCAGGCATTATATACAATGCTCGGCAATTCAAATCAGCGATTTTCTTCCCGTCACTGGCAGCAGTGGTTTCAGCAGGTATTACAAGCTCCAATCAAAGAACAAGAGCTGATTTCTGATGCCACTTTAAAATTAGTTTTGTCTAATCGCTGGTTACCGGGAGAAGTGATTAACTGGATATGGCGTGGCTTGGGATGGGAAATCCTGTTGAAAGGAACAAGCCAGGAAACAGAAGTTTGTGAATTTCTTGATCAATGGCGTCATCAGCAATCACTCATTGCCTTATCTGAGCTAACCGGGATGTCATCTGCGCAGCAACGGGGGATTCTCAGCTATTTGCGGCCCCTTCAGAATGCTCTGGAAGATCACTGGCCCAATGCCATCAATTATTTATTTACCCAACCAATGCCATGGGTTTTACATCACTCACCTCAGTTAGCATTTTCAGTTTTACGCGCAGCCAGGCACTGTCCGGCAATCTCCGGAAATATTGTTCAATATTTTCTGTCAGGCCTCACCGGGGATGTAAATCTATCTGGTTTCTCAGCAGAACAGTTACAGCTTATCGCACAAACTTATCTCAGATTAGGACACCAGGAACAGGCAGATAAAATTTGCTCACGGCTATACCTGTTGGAAGCACAAAAAGAAGCAGCTGAAATTCAATATCAACTGGCTATTCAGTCGCATTCCGCAATGGCACCTTGTTTTGCCTTTCTTCATCAACAATGGACACAGCTACCGGCGATTTACTGGCGGGCAGAGAGACCATTATACAAAATCATACAGGACAAACAGGCTTTCCCTTTGTATAGCTGGATTTATAATCAGTTGATTAGTCAGCCGGACAATCGCTTTAACCACCAGCTGGATTTACGCGATCAGTCGGGTCAATATGGCTTACTGCTTCACTGCTTCTGGGCTGGTTTATACGGCAGCTGGGCATGTATATCAGAGCAACTGGAAAGACTCAGTGATCAGTCAGAAGAGTCAGATGAATGGAAAACATTGTATCAACTCACAGAGTATTGGTTGAAACACCTGCTGTCTGCCAGAGCAGGGACCCATTCGCTACTCACTAAACTGGATTCTTACGGACAGGATCACTTCTTTGAACAGTCAGAATTAACGGATGAGGAGCTTCATTCTCTTTCTCCTGCCGATTGGCGGGAGCTTTTATGCCGTCATCCACTCATTCCTGATCAATGGTTTATCCGCTTAATGGATGAAGACTTGATCAATACAGACATACTCGATGAATCACCTTTATATCCCTATTATGTTGACACGCTGTGTTTTTACCGGTGCGTGAACTCCCGTTTCCGCTTAACTTCACCCTGGGAAAATCAATCTTTTGCAGGGTGTTTCAACTGGGCGACGATATACTATGGACAGCTTGTCACGTCTTTTACACCGGATAATTCAGGATTAGCGCAATACTTACCCCCGCTTCCCGCCAGTCTGAGTGAAAGTGCATTGTGCAAATTCATACCATTTATCGATGCTCCGGAGCAATACCATAATGAAGCCATTGAAGCATTCAGCGAACATCCCGAACAGTTTGTCCTGAGATATATCACCAACAATCAGATACAGTTATTAACGCATACTTGTTCTACCGATACCCTGATTTCGCTGGCCCGGCAGGGAGAGGCTCCTGCATATGCAGCGCTGTCTATCAAATGGCAACAGGAACACTTTGAAGAAGCAATCATTTGCTGGAATCTTTTGGTGATTGCGGCCAAAGAAAAAGCACAATACAACGCAGTCATTGACTGGCAGCAGCAGGCATTACAAACGATCCGGAGAACAAGGGAACTGGAACAGGATTACTATGAATTTGCAAAACCAGAAATTTTGTACTGGATGCTGTTAAAAGAAACCGAACATTTTGACCCGCCCGAAGAAATCGCCGGTATTATCCCCGACAAAGAAGCCAGAATATTTCACTATCCGATGTTTTATATCATCACCCAACTACAACATGGTATCTCTCAGGACGGATATGATATCTCGCCTTTGAAACCATTAATCAGGCACCAGGGTGAATTTGAAGTATGCAGGCAAAAGGTTTCAAATTTAGCGTTAGGAGAGTTTGAATTTCTCTGTCAACAACATCTGGAGCTGGAACTGGATAATCAGAAAATCAAGTCTTACAGTAAAAGTCGCCTTAAGTATTATTTTCTGCTGATGGTCATCTGCTGGTTATTTAACATCTTAACTACTTTATATACAGCGCCGGTTGGACATACCAGCGCTTATGGGTATAACCCGATATTTTCTGGTGTGCTGCTGGCATATGAGTGCTTTATCACCTGGCGGGTCACACAATATCTGTTTATGCGAAGTAGTCAGGTTTACTACCTTTGCTTTGTGTTTATGACCTTAATGGCTGCCGGTATATTCAATATGAAAATATTTATTGTGATGAACCTGTCGATTCATTTCTTTTTCATCTACAGTTTATCACCACTCAGAGCCAATGGATTTTGGGAGAAAAGAATCATCCGGCAAAGAAAAATAGATTTAAAAAGCATTTTCAGTGCTTTCTGA
- a CDS encoding Hsp70 family protein, with amino-acid sequence MDKNLAIGIDLGTTNSAIAVWLDGKATLIPNSLGQFLTPSVVSIDEHHHILVGEAAYSRLITKPLQTASAFKRFLGTEKTYPLGETTYTPTELCAMILKSLKSDAEEYLKQPVRDVVISVPAYFNDQQRKEVRQAAELAGLDAVRLINEPTAACLAYSLHETHDRRFLVFDLGGGTFDVTVVEYQDSFIEVRASTGDNRLGGEDFTAALVDAVMAKLNISADSLAPAELSKIVQACETAKKRTSAEVSVALPEPWAQSVCFTTQELLDIWQETLNRLSFPIRQALNDARISPDEIEELIFVGGATRLKEVQQMATRLIGRFGQISLDPDLVVALGAATQAACRLRDEAVEEIVLTDVCPFSLGIASNREGQHGVFSPIIERNTVIPASRVERFYTIHDEQDVVRIAVYQGERVWVAENVLIDEFEVDVNPAAAGSESLDVRFSYDINGLLEVDVTVVSTGKTIQKVIDRTPAGMSDADKLSSRHRLEKLKFHPRDALPNITLMEKLNRLYEEKLAEERHWIEQMILHFSRMLETQDDHKIKTLRDQIESDLKASGL; translated from the coding sequence ATGGATAAAAATCTTGCGATTGGAATCGATTTGGGTACAACAAACAGCGCGATTGCTGTTTGGCTGGATGGGAAAGCCACATTGATTCCCAATTCTTTGGGGCAATTTTTAACACCGTCAGTCGTGAGTATCGATGAGCATCATCACATTCTGGTTGGTGAGGCCGCCTATTCCCGGCTGATAACCAAACCATTACAAACGGCTTCTGCATTTAAACGTTTTCTTGGAACCGAAAAAACTTACCCTTTGGGAGAAACAACATATACACCCACAGAACTGTGCGCAATGATTCTGAAGTCTCTCAAAAGTGACGCTGAAGAATATTTAAAACAGCCAGTTCGGGATGTTGTCATCTCCGTTCCTGCATATTTTAATGACCAACAGCGGAAAGAGGTACGTCAGGCTGCTGAACTTGCTGGTCTCGACGCTGTGCGTCTGATTAATGAGCCTACAGCGGCTTGTCTGGCTTATAGCTTACACGAAACGCATGATCGTCGTTTTCTGGTCTTTGATCTGGGAGGCGGAACATTTGACGTTACCGTTGTGGAATATCAGGATAGTTTCATCGAGGTCAGGGCTTCAACCGGGGATAACCGGTTAGGAGGAGAAGATTTTACTGCTGCGTTGGTTGATGCTGTTATGGCTAAACTGAATATTTCCGCTGATAGTTTAGCGCCGGCTGAACTGTCCAAAATTGTTCAGGCCTGTGAAACAGCCAAAAAGAGAACATCAGCCGAAGTGTCGGTGGCATTGCCGGAACCATGGGCTCAGTCTGTGTGTTTTACAACGCAGGAGTTACTTGATATTTGGCAAGAAACGCTGAATCGTTTGTCTTTTCCAATCCGTCAGGCTTTGAACGATGCCCGCATCAGTCCTGATGAGATAGAAGAATTAATCTTCGTTGGTGGAGCGACACGTTTAAAAGAAGTCCAGCAAATGGCGACCCGGTTAATCGGGCGTTTTGGCCAAATTTCGCTGGATCCTGATCTTGTGGTGGCTTTGGGTGCAGCAACACAGGCTGCGTGTCGTTTAAGAGATGAGGCTGTCGAAGAAATTGTGTTAACGGACGTTTGTCCTTTCAGTCTGGGTATTGCTTCAAACCGCGAAGGGCAGCATGGTGTATTCAGTCCCATTATTGAGCGCAATACGGTGATACCCGCATCGCGGGTTGAGCGCTTTTATACCATACATGATGAGCAGGATGTTGTACGTATTGCTGTTTATCAGGGAGAGCGGGTATGGGTTGCTGAAAATGTTTTGATTGACGAGTTTGAAGTGGATGTTAACCCGGCTGCCGCAGGGAGTGAATCTCTTGATGTTCGGTTCAGCTATGATATTAATGGCCTGCTTGAAGTGGATGTAACGGTTGTATCAACCGGAAAAACGATTCAGAAAGTCATTGACCGGACACCCGCAGGTATGAGTGATGCGGATAAATTGTCCAGTCGTCATCGTTTGGAAAAACTGAAATTTCATCCAAGAGATGCGTTACCTAATATCACTTTAATGGAGAAGCTGAATCGTCTTTATGAAGAAAAACTGGCTGAAGAGCGGCACTGGATAGAACAGATGATTTTACACTTCTCCCGGATGCTGGAAACTCAGGATGATCATAAGATTAAAACTCTGAGAGACCAAATAGAATCAGACCTGAAAGCTTCAGGCCTGTAG
- a CDS encoding IS110 family RNA-guided transposase, whose product MNITTVGLDLAKNVSHVVCCNQAGKIVRKRMLRRSEILTFFTKLPKCLVGVEACATAHYWAREIQKCGHDVKQIAPQHVKPYVRGNKNDYNDALAIAEAVVRPEMRFVRTKSQEQLDIKALHVLRKKCERDRTANCNGIRGILAEQGIVIPLGVSHVYKRLPELFDSQIDNGLSKLFKELLKHHYQKLVELKNHLDFYTQKIKQLSQCEECQRLQSVPGIGPIVASAVYEYIGDGSGFKNGRAVSASIGLVPRQHSSGGKHNLLGISKRGDGYLRTLLIHGARAVIRVSAGKDTPLAKWIERLILTRGRNKAAVALANKLARVSWAILKNGSCYDEEYLVAA is encoded by the coding sequence ATGAATATTACAACTGTTGGACTGGATTTGGCAAAAAATGTAAGCCATGTCGTGTGTTGTAACCAAGCTGGAAAAATAGTCAGGAAAAGAATGCTCCGCCGTTCAGAAATACTGACCTTTTTCACAAAATTACCTAAGTGTTTAGTTGGTGTAGAAGCTTGTGCGACAGCACACTATTGGGCAAGAGAAATTCAGAAGTGTGGGCATGATGTTAAACAGATAGCCCCACAACATGTGAAGCCATATGTTCGTGGCAATAAGAATGATTACAATGATGCTCTGGCTATCGCTGAAGCCGTTGTGCGGCCAGAAATGCGCTTTGTACGAACTAAAAGCCAAGAGCAGTTAGATATCAAAGCGCTGCATGTTCTTCGTAAAAAATGTGAACGTGACAGAACAGCTAATTGCAATGGTATTCGCGGGATTCTGGCTGAGCAGGGGATTGTCATACCTCTGGGGGTTAGTCATGTTTACAAGCGGTTACCTGAGTTATTTGATAGTCAAATAGACAATGGTTTAAGTAAACTGTTCAAAGAGTTACTGAAGCATCACTATCAGAAGTTAGTCGAGCTTAAAAATCATTTAGATTTTTATACACAAAAAATTAAACAGCTTAGCCAGTGTGAAGAATGCCAGCGGCTACAGAGTGTTCCGGGAATCGGCCCGATAGTGGCAAGCGCTGTTTATGAGTATATTGGTGACGGTAGCGGCTTTAAGAATGGTAGAGCTGTTTCAGCTTCAATAGGTTTAGTCCCCAGACAACATAGTTCTGGAGGAAAACATAATCTATTAGGTATCAGTAAGCGTGGCGATGGCTATTTAAGGACTTTGCTTATTCACGGAGCAAGAGCTGTGATTAGAGTGAGTGCAGGGAAAGACACTCCGCTGGCAAAATGGATTGAACGCCTGATACTCACTCGGGGAAGAAATAAAGCTGCAGTAGCTTTGGCTAATAAACTTGCACGAGTGAGCTGGGCCATACTTAAGAATGGCAGCTGTTACGACGAAGAGTATTTAGTAGCAGCTTAG
- a CDS encoding bactofilin family protein — protein MGIFGGQNRAQGQRSTTTVIAKGCTLNGQIKLESDIHVDGTVEGQIDVVKTLVISETGFIKGEVHADRVIINGEFEGTCYADNIEILSCGRVSGTIYSDNLSIERGGKFNGVTHAAQTHKNEQQVVDLSDAKIAADAKKTETKKVAKG, from the coding sequence ATGGGAATCTTTGGTGGACAAAATAGAGCTCAGGGTCAGCGCTCAACTACAACTGTCATCGCAAAAGGGTGCACTCTTAACGGACAAATCAAGTTAGAAAGTGACATCCATGTTGATGGTACCGTTGAAGGGCAGATCGATGTTGTTAAGACGCTGGTTATTAGTGAAACAGGGTTTATCAAAGGCGAAGTTCATGCAGATCGTGTGATCATTAACGGTGAGTTCGAAGGGACGTGTTACGCGGATAATATTGAGATTTTAAGCTGTGGTCGTGTGAGTGGTACTATTTACAGCGATAATCTGAGTATTGAGCGTGGTGGTAAATTTAATGGTGTGACTCATGCAGCTCAAACTCATAAAAATGAGCAGCAGGTTGTTGATTTATCCGATGCTAAAATTGCTGCTGATGCAAAAAAGACCGAGACGAAGAAGGTAGCTAAAGGTTAA
- a CDS encoding M23 family metallopeptidase: MKERVTISVSSIHGTKHFYIGKWFRHMLKGFGSLILAGLAITAGVIYYLVDEVDFAKLKQSELETKSMSLSEEVTSLKELKNNLENDLLAREERMSLVSDRLGDLEKLLGVGDTQGELESRLDAAAITSSVRMVMLNQIPNGAPVRNARISSGYGKRVHPVTGKIKFHRGQDFAVNIGTPVYAPADGVVEVIRPGNRGSGNFIRLQHAYGFSSSYSHLQKFHVKTGDFVQKGDLIAYSGNSGLSSGPHLHYEVRFVGRPLNPRPFVDWNVDNFEAIFSNVRGIRWESLVDKIELRVSAQLQLSSQKGALLTDKSS, from the coding sequence ATGAAAGAAAGAGTTACCATTTCTGTCTCATCAATACATGGCACGAAACATTTCTATATCGGGAAATGGTTTCGTCATATGCTGAAGGGATTTGGCTCCCTTATCCTTGCTGGCTTGGCAATTACAGCCGGAGTGATTTACTACCTGGTGGATGAAGTTGACTTTGCTAAACTAAAACAAAGTGAGCTGGAAACCAAATCTATGTCTCTGTCTGAGGAAGTGACTTCACTCAAAGAGCTAAAAAATAATTTAGAAAATGATTTACTGGCACGTGAAGAGCGGATGTCTCTGGTTTCTGATCGTCTTGGTGACCTGGAAAAATTACTTGGTGTCGGAGACACTCAGGGTGAGCTTGAGTCCCGCCTGGATGCGGCGGCAATTACATCCTCAGTCAGAATGGTGATGTTAAACCAAATACCAAACGGTGCGCCGGTTCGTAATGCCAGAATTTCATCAGGTTATGGTAAGCGGGTTCATCCCGTGACAGGCAAGATTAAGTTTCATCGTGGTCAGGATTTTGCCGTCAATATCGGTACACCGGTTTATGCCCCTGCTGATGGTGTCGTTGAGGTTATCAGACCTGGTAACAGGGGGTCCGGTAATTTTATCCGGTTACAACATGCATACGGTTTTTCGAGTTCTTATTCTCATTTACAAAAATTTCATGTAAAAACCGGAGATTTTGTACAGAAAGGTGATTTAATCGCTTATTCAGGGAATAGTGGATTGTCCTCGGGGCCTCATCTTCATTATGAAGTGAGATTTGTTGGACGACCATTAAACCCCCGCCCCTTTGTCGATTGGAATGTTGACAATTTTGAAGCAATTTTTAGTAATGTTAGAGGTATACGATGGGAATCTTTGGTGGACAAAATAGAGCTCAGGGTCAGCGCTCAACTACAACTGTCATCGCAAAAGGGTGCACTCTTAACGGACAAATCAAGTTAG
- a CDS encoding PTS mannitol transporter subunit IICBA: MISPDAKIRIQNFGRFLSNMVMPNIGAFIAWGFITALFIPTGWLPNETLATMVGPMITYLLPLLIGYTGGKLVGGDRGAVVGAITTMGVIVGTDIPMFMGAMIVGPLGGLAIQTFDKKVEGKIKSGFEMLVNNFSAGIIGMICAMLAFYFIGPFVKILSSSLAAGVHFLVHAHLLPLTSVFVEPAKILFLNNAINHGIFSPLGIQQASETGKSIFFLIEANPGPGLGILLAYIAFGKGTAKQTAGGASVIHFFGGIHEIYFPYILMNPRLILAAIAGGMTGVFTLTAFDAGIVSPASPGSIFAVLLMTPKDSMIGVLCSISAAALVSFSVASLLLKSQRSTEEDEGDENALAKAAEKINEMKSEAKGSRPDSHRENHIDMAHVKHIIVACDAGMGSSAMGAGMLKKKIQDTGLKIEVTNLAINNLPENADIVVTHKDLTARARQHAPNAYHISLTNFLDNEAYSQLVTQLSASQFKAANDDEMMTMPVKAANDDHFVQSSHPVFQVKHQNICLGLKAATKEEAILYAGNKLVELGYALPEYVPAMLEREKLVSTYLGESIAVPHGTVEAKEQILKTGIVICQYPQGVQFGEDQDDLAKLVIGIAARNDEHIQVISSITNALDDPDALQQLTSTNDVEDVLKILARHQAA, from the coding sequence ATGATATCACCAGATGCAAAGATCAGGATACAAAATTTTGGCCGTTTCCTGTCTAATATGGTTATGCCGAACATCGGCGCATTTATAGCCTGGGGCTTTATCACCGCTTTATTTATCCCAACCGGATGGCTACCAAATGAAACACTGGCCACTATGGTTGGGCCAATGATTACATATCTTTTACCATTACTGATTGGTTATACTGGCGGCAAACTCGTCGGAGGCGACCGGGGCGCCGTGGTGGGGGCAATCACCACAATGGGCGTCATTGTCGGGACGGACATTCCAATGTTCATGGGAGCGATGATTGTTGGGCCACTCGGTGGTCTGGCCATTCAAACATTCGACAAGAAAGTTGAAGGAAAAATCAAAAGTGGCTTTGAGATGTTGGTCAACAACTTCTCTGCAGGCATTATCGGAATGATCTGCGCCATGTTAGCCTTCTACTTTATTGGTCCTTTTGTCAAAATTCTTTCCAGTTCACTGGCGGCAGGTGTTCACTTTTTAGTCCATGCCCATTTACTTCCGTTGACTTCTGTATTTGTTGAACCCGCTAAAATCCTCTTCCTCAATAATGCAATTAATCACGGTATATTCTCTCCTCTGGGCATTCAACAAGCCTCTGAAACAGGAAAATCGATCTTCTTTCTGATTGAAGCGAACCCGGGGCCAGGACTGGGAATTCTGCTGGCCTACATCGCCTTCGGCAAAGGTACGGCAAAACAAACTGCCGGTGGTGCATCTGTCATTCACTTCTTTGGTGGTATTCATGAAATATACTTCCCGTATATTTTGATGAATCCCCGCCTGATTCTCGCTGCGATTGCAGGTGGTATGACCGGTGTCTTTACACTCACCGCTTTTGATGCAGGTATTGTTTCTCCGGCTTCTCCGGGTTCTATTTTCGCTGTATTACTCATGACTCCAAAAGACTCAATGATCGGCGTGCTCTGTTCCATCTCTGCCGCTGCACTTGTTTCATTTTCAGTGGCATCCCTGTTACTTAAATCACAGCGCTCTACGGAAGAAGATGAAGGCGATGAAAACGCACTCGCAAAAGCCGCAGAAAAAATCAATGAGATGAAATCCGAAGCAAAAGGTTCCCGCCCGGACAGTCATCGTGAAAACCATATTGATATGGCTCACGTCAAACATATTATTGTCGCTTGTGATGCGGGTATGGGCTCCAGCGCTATGGGTGCAGGGATGCTGAAGAAAAAAATTCAGGATACCGGACTTAAAATTGAAGTGACAAACCTTGCGATTAACAACCTGCCGGAAAACGCAGATATTGTCGTGACCCATAAGGATCTGACCGCACGGGCCCGTCAGCATGCACCAAATGCTTATCACATTTCCCTGACAAATTTTTTAGATAATGAGGCATACAGCCAGTTAGTCACACAATTATCAGCATCACAGTTTAAGGCAGCTAATGACGATGAAATGATGACTATGCCAGTCAAGGCTGCAAATGATGATCATTTCGTGCAGTCATCTCATCCGGTTTTTCAGGTTAAGCATCAGAATATCTGTCTGGGGCTGAAAGCCGCAACGAAGGAAGAAGCCATTCTCTATGCTGGAAATAAACTGGTCGAACTTGGCTATGCACTGCCAGAATATGTTCCCGCGATGCTTGAGAGAGAGAAGCTTGTTTCAACCTACCTGGGTGAATCAATTGCGGTTCCCCACGGTACTGTTGAAGCAAAAGAACAAATACTGAAAACCGGCATCGTCATATGTCAATACCCACAGGGTGTCCAGTTTGGCGAAGATCAGGATGACCTGGCAAAACTGGTCATTGGTATTGCCGCCAGAAACGATGAACACATTCAGGTCATCAGTTCGATAACGAATGCACTCGATGACCCGGATGCACTCCAACAATTAACCAGTACCAATGACGTTGAAGATGTGCTGAAGATTCTGGCACGTCACCAGGCAGCTTAG
- a CDS encoding mannitol-1-phosphate 5-dehydrogenase, giving the protein MKNAVHFGAGNIGRGFIGKLLADASIEVTFADINAPLVDQLSHKQEYKVKVVDTECKTDVVTHVTAVRSDGDEIIDRITHTDLITTAVGPDILDKIAKTIAAGLEKRFALGHFKPLNIIACENMIRGTTHLKKEVYRYLDTSYHERADCLVGFVDSAVDRIVPPAEAANDDPLEVTVESFSEWIVDKSQFKGEVPDINGMEQTDNLMAFIERKLFTLNTGHCITAYLGNQKGYKTIREAIADPEIHTQVKQAMSESGEVLIRRYGFEPEFHAAYIEKILNRFANPYLVDEVNRVGRQPIRKLGPDDRLIKPLLGTMEYHIENQALLRGIAAALKYTNRNDPQAVELQTSLTNHGVSHTLQQYSGLDPDSAEVRQIEYIFNQPD; this is encoded by the coding sequence ATGAAAAATGCTGTTCATTTTGGTGCTGGTAATATTGGTCGTGGATTCATAGGTAAACTTTTAGCAGATGCCAGCATAGAAGTAACCTTTGCCGACATTAATGCCCCTTTGGTTGATCAACTGAGCCACAAACAGGAATACAAGGTCAAAGTCGTTGACACTGAGTGTAAAACGGATGTAGTCACACATGTGACAGCGGTACGGTCTGATGGTGATGAAATCATTGATCGTATTACTCACACCGATCTGATTACAACCGCAGTTGGTCCTGACATTCTGGACAAAATAGCAAAAACAATTGCTGCGGGTCTTGAAAAACGTTTTGCACTGGGTCACTTTAAACCACTCAATATTATTGCCTGCGAAAACATGATTCGCGGTACTACACATCTGAAAAAAGAAGTCTACCGATATCTTGATACTTCATACCATGAACGAGCTGATTGCCTTGTTGGCTTTGTGGACTCAGCCGTTGATCGTATTGTGCCGCCAGCCGAAGCAGCAAATGACGATCCTCTGGAAGTTACAGTGGAAAGTTTTAGTGAATGGATTGTCGATAAAAGCCAGTTCAAAGGTGAAGTGCCTGACATCAACGGGATGGAACAGACTGATAATCTGATGGCATTCATTGAAAGGAAGTTATTTACCCTGAATACAGGACATTGTATTACCGCATATCTGGGAAATCAGAAAGGGTATAAAACGATTCGTGAAGCGATTGCTGACCCAGAAATACACACACAGGTCAAACAGGCAATGTCTGAAAGTGGTGAAGTATTAATCCGCCGTTATGGTTTTGAACCTGAATTTCACGCAGCATACATAGAAAAAATTCTCAACCGATTTGCCAACCCTTATCTGGTTGATGAAGTCAACCGGGTCGGACGCCAGCCAATACGAAAATTAGGACCGGATGATCGACTCATTAAGCCATTATTGGGTACAATGGAGTATCACATTGAAAATCAAGCGCTTCTGCGGGGAATTGCTGCTGCTTTGAAATATACCAATCGTAATGACCCACAAGCTGTTGAATTACAGACATCACTTACAAATCACGGTGTCAGTCACACACTGCAGCAATATTCTGGATTAGATCCAGACAGTGCTGAAGTCAGACAAATTGAATATATTTTCAATCAACCGGATTAA
- a CDS encoding MltR family transcriptional regulator: MAEKLNENEIIEQLNQTTSVRGFFITTVSIIETAVDLLMKRIFMKDNFAVQSVVGPLLHDSGPLGDITVRLKLLYGLGVLPDQLYHDIEAIIQLKNQLNDDGTEYSFTSPKILEPVKELNIVQQIGMIQLDIKEPDDDIDLEFYQLQLHRQQQVIKSGLSLSIVEVCNALNKESPF, from the coding sequence ATGGCAGAAAAACTAAACGAAAATGAAATAATAGAACAACTCAATCAAACAACTTCAGTCAGAGGTTTTTTTATTACGACCGTTAGCATTATTGAAACTGCTGTTGATTTACTGATGAAGAGAATTTTTATGAAAGATAATTTTGCAGTGCAATCCGTTGTAGGACCATTACTGCATGATTCAGGTCCTCTGGGAGATATTACAGTACGGCTGAAACTATTGTATGGACTGGGCGTTCTTCCGGATCAACTTTATCATGATATAGAAGCCATCATTCAACTCAAAAATCAGTTAAATGATGATGGAACTGAGTACTCATTTACGTCACCCAAAATACTTGAGCCGGTAAAAGAGCTCAATATCGTACAGCAAATCGGAATGATACAGCTGGATATCAAGGAACCGGATGATGATATCGATTTAGAATTTTATCAACTTCAGCTGCATCGTCAGCAGCAAGTCATCAAATCAGGTCTGTCATTGTCTATTGTCGAGGTCTGTAATGCATTGAATAAAGAGAGTCCATTTTAA